The Haloplanus sp. CK5-1 genome contains a region encoding:
- a CDS encoding DUF7504 family protein, whose translation MTTLHVTDARTTIRAQQCAHATPRSLDDDPDVVVVALAGSPAAWLAQWDGIAFDGGGRATVVVQEAVDWVAGRPRERIDRAAPSGTDVAVKTVDSVGNLTDLGVTLVEELDAYRTADSPTTLCFQSLTVLLQWSDVDTVYKFLHTLLGHLDGDASDTPDATAHFHLHGRAHEPDTVDRLRPLFDRVRHDPA comes from the coding sequence GTGACCACGCTCCACGTGACGGACGCCCGGACGACGATCCGTGCCCAGCAGTGCGCCCACGCGACACCCCGGTCCTTGGACGACGATCCGGACGTGGTCGTCGTCGCACTGGCCGGATCGCCGGCCGCGTGGCTGGCACAGTGGGACGGCATCGCTTTCGACGGCGGCGGTCGGGCGACCGTGGTCGTCCAGGAGGCGGTCGACTGGGTCGCCGGCCGGCCCCGGGAACGCATCGACCGCGCCGCTCCGTCCGGAACCGACGTGGCCGTCAAGACGGTCGACTCCGTCGGCAACCTCACCGACCTCGGCGTCACGCTGGTGGAGGAACTGGACGCGTACCGAACCGCCGACTCCCCGACCACGCTCTGTTTCCAGTCGCTGACGGTCCTCCTCCAGTGGTCGGATGTGGACACCGTGTACAAGTTTCTCCACACGCTCCTGGGACATCTGGACGGTGACGCGTCCGACACCCCGGACGCGACGGCGCACTTCCACCTCCACGGGCGCGCCCACGAACCCGACACCGTCGATCGGTTGCGCCCGCTGTTCGACCGTGTCCGCCACGACCCCGCGTGA